The following nucleotide sequence is from Synechococcus sp. CBW1004.
GCGATGCCTGGAACCGGCCCTGAGCGCCTGAGGCCGGCATGGCCCCTGCGATGGATTTTCTGCCCAGCCGGCTCTACCACTGCGCCGCCATCGCCGCGCAGGAACGGCAGCGCTACGCCAGCCGCTGCTGGCATCCGGTGGCGGCAGCGGCGGAGCTGCCACCGGATGGGGCCCTGGCCGTGGAGCTGCTGGGGATGCCGCTGCTGCTCACCCGCCCGGGCGGCGGCGAGCCCCGGGCTTTTTTCAACCGTTGTCTCCATCGCGGCGTGGCGCTGCTGGAGCCGGGAGCGGCTCGCAGTGGTTGCCTGCGGCTGGTGTGCCCTTATCACGGCTGGAGCTACAGCCTGGCGGGGGAGCTGCTGGCGGCAGCGCGGGAGTCGGAGTTCTGCGCTCCCTTCGATCGGCGCGCCTGGCCGCTCGAGCGGCTGCTCTGCCGCCAGCTGGGCCCTCTGATCTGGGTGGCAACGGGCCCGGATCCCCTGCCCCTGGAGCAGCAGCTCGATCTGGTGCTGGCGGAGGCGGGGCCGCTGTTCGAGGCGCCGCGGCAGCTGCTCGCCCGGCAGCTGACACCGCTGGCCTGCAACTGGAAGACCGCCCACGACAACACGCTCGACGACTACCACGTGGCGATCGCCCACCCCACCACCCTGCACCGCGAGCAGGGGCCGGTGCGCGACTACCGGCATGGGCTGAGCGAACACGCCAACCTGCTCAGCACCCCCCACGCTGACGGCGGCACCTTCCTCACCTTTGGGCTGCTGCCCTGGACCCATCTGCTGCTCTGGCCCGACCGGCGGCTGGCACTGATTCAGTTCCTCCCTGAAGCCCTGGACCCGCAGCGCTGCACGATGGCGGTGTGGCTGCTCGGGCCGGAGGGCGACGCCGTGGCGGCGACGGCCTGGATGGCCGAGCTGCAGCGCTTCCTGGAGGAGGACCGGCGCCTGGTGGAATCCGCCCAGCGCGGCTACCGGAGCGGGCTGGTGCCGGGGCCCGCCCACAGGCTTGAGCGGCGCATCCTGCAGTGGCAGGCGCTCTATCGGGCCTGGATGGAGCCGGCGATCACCAGCTCTGCCGCCGCAGCCAGGCCGCCATCGCCCCATTGATCGCCAGCAGATCAGCCACCGGCTGTCGTGTGAAGGGCAGCTGCGGCAGGTAGCCGTCGGGACCGAATTCCGGGGTGATCGTGAATGGCCCCTGGCTCGCTGCGGAGCGCTCCTGGGCGAACAGCTGCCAGCAGCGGTGGTGGGCCTCAAGGGCCGGCGCCCACTCCGGCGCGAAGGGATGGCCCACCGAGGGGCCCTGGGCATGCCCCACCCGTGCATGGATGTGATCCACGTGGGAAGCCATGGCCTGCACCGGCCCGAGGTCCGGCGTCATCAGCCGTTCGGCCACGGCACACCAGTGGCTGAGATCGGCGGTGAGGCGCAGCTGGGGAAACGCCTCGAGGTAGGCGCCGATCTGCCAGGGGCTGTACAGGCTGCGTGAGCGGTGTGTCTCGAAGCTCACCGGCAGCGGGGCGGCGGCCGCGAGCTCCAGGGCTTGCCGCCAGAACGCCTGCTGCAGGGGCCAGGGCCAGCTGTCGCTCCCGGTGAGCACGGTCACGCGCAGCGGCGCCAGGCAGGGCGCCCGCACCAGTTGCTCCTCCAGCTCGCGCAGGTGCTGCTCGGGCGTCACCTCCAGGCCGGGCACGTAGTCGCCGCCGGTGAGCAGCTCCAGCACCAGTGCCTGGCCTGCGGCCTCCAGGCGGTCGGCGATGGAGGCTGGCGGCAGGCCCTGCAGGGCTGGATGATGCAGATTCGCCTCCAGCCCATCGAAGCCGTTGCGGCGGGCGGTGGCGATGGCGTCGGTGAGATCACTGTCGAACCCCCAGAGGCTGAACAGCAGCAGAGGCCTGGCAGCCAAGATCAGCCGCCTGCGGCGAATTCCTCAGGCTGGATCCCCAGATAGACCGCCTCCTTGAACAGCGCCTGGCGGGCCCGGGCGTCGCTGTGCTCCAGGGTGCTGCGGTAGCGGCGGCGCAACGACTCCACGAGCGCCTGGCGGCGGGCGTCACCCATGCGGTTGGGGTGGGTGGCGGGAGGCGCATCGCCGGTGGCCATCACGATCAACTGCGGAGCAGGGCAGCCCAACCTAGGTCGGCTCAGACGCCGCAGGGGCAGCGGCTGCCGTCCCCCATGGCCCGTGCCCCTGATCCGGTCGCACGGTCTTCGCCCGGTCGCACGGTCTTCGCGGCGAAGGCGATGCCTGATGTGCCTGCCACGCGGGCCATCGCCAGACTGGTGCGGGGAGCCCTGCCTGGGTCACGGATGCCCGGGACTGCCCCCCCTGTTGATCCCTCCCCTGCCCGCTTCCAACCATGGCCGTCACCGCCCCTCCGCTCGACATCGGCATCAGCGAGGACCATCGCCGCCGCATCGCCGAAGGCCTCGGCGGCCTGCTGGCCGACAGCTACGTGCTCTACGGCAAGACCCACGGCTTCCACTGGAACGTCACGGGGCCGATGTTCAACACGCTGCACCTGATGTTCATGGAGCAGTACGTGGAGCTCTGGAACGCCCTCGATGTGATCGCGGAACGCATCCGCGCCCTCGGCCATCCCGCCCCCTTCGGCGGCGCCCGCTTCGCCGAGCTGGCCACGATTCCCGAATCTCAGGGCAGCCCCTCCGCCCTGGAGATGGTGCAGGAGCTGGTGGTCGGCCATGAGGCCGTCGCCCGCACCGCCCGTGCTCTGTTCCCGCTGCTGGAGGAGGCGAACGACCAGCCCTCCGCCGACCTGCTCACCCAGCGTCTGCAGATCCACGAGAAGACCGCCTGGATGCTGCGCAGCCTGCTGGAGGGCTGAGGCGAGCGCGGATCGTTCCGAGGGGGGGGCTGCGGCGGCGCTGCCGTGGCCCGGTTCGATGTCCAGTCCAAGGCGCTGACGGCTGCCCCCGCCACGGTGCGGTTTCAGGGCCATCGGTAGGGTGAAGGCACTGCCTGCATCCGATGTCCAGCTCCGCCCCGACCGCCTCTGCGGCCCCCCGGGCCCGGACGCACAGCACCAAGTTCGTGTTCGTCACCGGCGGCGTGGTGTCGAGCATCGGCAAGGGGATCGTGGCGGCGAGCCTGGGCAGGCTGCTCAAGAGCCGCGGCTACAGCGTCTCGATCCTCAAGCTCGACCCGTATCTCAATGTTGATCCGGGCACGATGAGCCCGTTCCAGCACGGCGAGGTGTTCGTCACCGAGGACGGTGCTGAGACCGATCTCGATCTGGGCCACTACGAGCGCTTCACCGACACCGCCATGTCGCGGCTCAACAGCGTGACCACCGGCTCGATCTACCAGGCGGTGATCAACAAGGAGCGCCGCGGCGACTACAACGGCGGCACCGTGCAGGTGATCCCCCACATCACCGGCGAGATCCGTGAGCGCATCCACCGGGTGGCCGCCAACTCCGGCGCCGATGTGGTGATCGGCGAGATCGGCGGCACCGTCGGTGATATCGAATCCCTGCCCTTCCTGGAGGCGATCCGCGAGTTCCGCGGCGACGTGGGCCGCCACGACATGGCCTACGTGCATGTGACGCTCCTGCCCTATATCGGCACCTCCGGCGAACTCAAGACCAAGCCCACCCAGCATTCGGTCAAGGAGCTGCGCTCCATCGGCATCCAGCCCGATGTGCTGGTCTGCCGCAGCGATCGGGAGATCAACGCCGAGCTCAAGCGCAAGATCGGCGGCTTCTGCGGCGTGCGTTCCGAGGCGGTGATCCAGGCCCTCGATGCCGACAGCATCTATGCGGTGCCGCTGGCGATGGAGCAGGAGGGCCTCTGCAGGCAGGTGCTCGAGGTGCTCGATCTTCCCGATCACGACAGCGACATGGCCCGCTGGGCCGAACTGGTGCGCAAGCTGCGCAGCCCCGGCCCGGCGGTGAAGGTGGCGCTGGTGGGCAAGTACGTGCAGCTCAACGACGCCTACCTCTCGGTGGTGGAGGCCCTGCGCCATGCCTGCCTCGACTGCGATGCCTCCCTGGATCTGCACTGGATCTGCGCCGAGCAGATCGAGGAACGGGGTGCCGGCGCGTTGCTGCAGGGGATGGATGCCGTGGTGGTGCCGGGCGGCTTCGGCAACCGCGGCGTCGACGGCAAGGTGGCGGCGATCCGCTGGGCGCGCGAGCAGCGGGTGCCGTTCCTGGGGCTCTGCCTGGGCATGCAGTGCGCCGTGATCGAGTGGGCCCGCAACCTGGCGGGGCTCGAGGGGGCCACCAGCGCCGAGCTGGATCCGGCCACGCCCCATCCGGTGATCCACCTGCTGCCGGAGCAGCAGGACGTGGTCGACCTGGGCGGCACGATGCGGCTGGGCGTCTATCCCTGCCGACTGGCGACAGGCAGCCTGGCGTTGGGGCTGTATGGCGAGGAGGTGGTCTACGAGCGGCACCGCCACCGCTACGAGTTCAACAACGCCTATCGCAACGCCTTCCTGGAGGCGGGCTACCGCATCAGCGGCACCTCGCCCGACGGGCGCCTGGTGGAGCTGATCGAACGGGTTGACCATCCCTATTTCACGGCCTGCCAGTACCACCCCGAATTCCTGTCGCGCCCCGGAAAGCCGCATCCGCTGTTCCGCGGCCTGATCGCGGCGGCGCAGCAGCGCCGGGGCGGTGGAGCGCAGGACCGGTCGGCCCGGGACCTCGGTGACGAGGTGCCGCTGCAGGTCTGAACGGGGGCGGCGATCGGGCCGGCGTCATCCCCGCGACTCGGTGACGGTGTGCCTGATTGCAGGCTCACCACCGTGCCCAAGGGGTGCCTCGGCCCGTGCATCAGCCAGCTGGCCGAGGGGGATCTGCTGCGCCTCAATCGCGTCCTGCCTGCGCTTCTGGCTCTGGCCCGCTGCTGGCGCGGGACGTCCCGTCTATGATGACGCCACGTGATGACGCGGCCGCTGTGCGCACGATCGTGGATCTGCCCGATGCGGAACGCGCCCAGCTGGACGCGCTCTGTCGGCAGCGAGGGGTGTCGCGGGCGGAGGCGTTGCGCCAGGCCCTGCGGCTTTGGTTGCGGCAGCAGACACCAAGCCACCATGCCGTGTTCGGCCTGTGGCGCGACCGGCCGGCAGGGAGCCTGGAGCTGCAGCAGGCGCTGCGGGAGGAGTGGAGCGAACGCTGATGCTGTTGCTCGACACCAACATCCTCATCGATGTGCTGCGCGGTGAAGCCGTGGCCCTGGCCTGGCTTGAGCAACAGCGGCAGCCACGCATCAGCGTGATCACCTGGATCGAGGTGCTGGTGGGCTGCCGCGCAGGGGAGAGCAGCACGGTGGAGGCCTGGCTGGAGACCTTCCCGCGTCTTCCGCTCGATGACGCCATCGCCGCTGAAACGGTGCGGCTGCGCCAGCGGCACGGCCTGAAGGTGCCGGACGCCATCATCCTCGCCACCGCCCGCTGCGGAACCCTCACCCTGGCGACCCGCAACCGCCGCGATTTTCCCATCCAACTCGGGGATGTGCTGCATCCCTACGAGCTCTGAGCAACGCGATGATCACCGTGGTGACCGGCCTGCCCCGCTCGGGTACCAGCCTGGCGATGCAGCTGCTGGAGGCGGCGGGCATTCCGCCGTATACCGATGGGGTTCGGCGCGCCGATAGGGCGAATCCTCGCGGCTACTACGAAGCCGAGGTGGTCAAACAGCTGCCTGGCCACTCCGCCTGGCTGGAGGAGGTGGAGGGCAAGGCGGTGAAGGTGATCCACCAGCTGCTGCCGGCCCTGCCACCCCGGTATTCCTACCGGGTGCTGGTGATGGACCGGCCGCTGGCGGCGGTGTTGGCCTCCCAGCAGCGGCTGCTGACACTGTTGGGCCGCTCTGGCACCGCCCTCAGCAGCGACCGACTGGCGATGGTGTTCGAGGCCCAGCTGCAGACGATGGATCGCTGGTTGGCGGCGCTGCCGGGCGAGCGGGTGTTGCGCCTGCCGCATGGAACGGTGCTCAACGCGCCGCAGGCCAGCGCCCGCCGCCTGCTGGATTGGCTGGGGGAGGAAGCAACGGCCGATCGGGTGGCGCGGATCGCGGCAGTGGTGGAGCCGGGACTGAGCCGCGCAGCTGATCAGCAAGCGCCAGGCTGCGGATGGCCTCTTCTCTGAGTCCGAGCGCCTGCAACGCCTCCGCGAGCAGCTGATGTGCCTCCGGCACCCAGAGATGGATGGCGTGGGCATCGAGGCAAGACTCGGCGGCGGCTTCGGCATCACCGCGGGCCAGGGCCAGCCGGGCCAGGCCCAGGTGGGCGGCGACGGCCTGCTGGTCAGCGGCGCTGGCCAGCACGCGGCGATAGAGGGCTTCGGCGGTGCTGGCGTTGCCGAGCTGCCGTTCCAGCTCCGCCACCGCCAGCATCTGGGCGGTGCCGACAGGCCTCACCAGCGCCAACTGCTCGGTGGCTTGGCTGGCACACTGCTGCGCCACCAGGGCGGCTGCCAGCAGCAGCCGCAGCTCGGCGGCCATCGGCTGACGCTCAAGGCCGGCGCGGGCCAGGGCTTCCGCTGCTGCGCCTTGCCCCGTGCGCAGCAGGCAATCCCCCAGCAGCAGCCGGTAGCGCTGGTTGCGCCCCTCGGCGGTCACCAGCTCTTCGAGCACAGGGATGGCCTGTTCGGGCCGGCTGCTGCGGGCATAAACCACAGCCAGGTTGTAGCGGCTTTCCCGTTGCGCGAAGGCCACGCGCGCTTCGGTGCCGGCTGGCAGGGCGGCCAGATAGCCGAGTTCCACCAACTGGCGGATGCCTTCGTGGGCTTCGAAGGGATCGAGGCGGCGCTCGCTCGGATGGAGGCCGGCATCACCGGGCAGCGATTCCCAGGAAGGAATCGCTGGGGGCGGCGGCTCGATCAGCCATTCGCTGAGCACACGGCCATCCATGTCGGCGCCGCGGGGCAGGCCCAGCACGGCCAGGGCGGTGGGGGTGATGTCGAAGAGGGTGGGGGCCTGGGCGCTGATGCCGGCGCGCACGCCCGGCCCGGCCATCGCCAGAACCCCAAGCGGCCGATGCCAGCTGGCTTCCTGCTCGGCGCGATCGTCTCCCATCGCCAGGCCGGTGAGGGCCGGTCGGGCGATGCCGCCATGGAAGCCATGGTCGGAGAGCAGCATCACGGTGGTGTCGTCGCCGCAGACGGCGAGCAGCTCACCGAGCTGGCGGTCGTGTTCGCGCAGCACCGCTTCGATCACCCCGCCAAAAAGGTGGTGCTGCCGCTCGCTGATGTGGGGCAAGCGCGGGGGTGCGTAGGCCATGAACTGGTGGCCGGCCACATCGAAGAACTCCTGGAACACCAGCAGGCAGTCCCAGTCGGGCGGCTCTGCCAGGGCCAGGGCCAGCTGCTGCACGGTGCGGGAGCGGGCCAGCTGGCGCCGCAGCACCGCCGCGAATTGCTGCTCCTCGCCCGGGTGCAGCTCATCCAGAGCCGGCAGCAAGTTTCTGAGGGAGCTGTCGGACAGGGCCTCGGGTGCCACCCGCAGCGGTTGCAGGAGCTCCAGCTGTTCGGGCGGATGCACAGCCTCCGGCGGCGGCTCGCTCGCCTGCACGAACTGATTGCTCACCACCACGCCTTGCACCGGTTCGGCGGGGTGGGAGGCATACCAGTTGATCACCTTTACGCGTCGTCCTGCGTGGTGGAGCAGGTTCCAGAGGGCGCGGCAGCGGCGGGTGGTGGAGGCCACCAGCCGCACGCCAGCCTCATCGGGCTCCACAAAATGGAGCACGCCGTGGCGGTCCGCCGTGACACCGGTCACGGCGCTAGTCCAGAGCAGCGGCGAGAGCCGCGGCTCGAAGCTGGCCAGCGCCGCACGACTGCTGCGGGCAAGCAGGGCGGCCAAATGGGGAAGGGCACCACGCTCAAGGAGCGGATCGAGACAATCCCAATCGGCGCCGTCCCAGCCGAGAATGAGAAGCCGCGGGCTCAGGAGCGGCAGGGGGTGGAGAGGGACGTGCTGGCAGCGGATGCGTGCTGCCGACGCCTCAGGCGGCGACTCCACCCAAAGGCAGCTGCCCCTCCGAGTACGGGAAGTGGACCAGGGACTGGGGCAGGAGCAGATCCTGTGTCACCAACACTGATCCCAGCACCGGAATCTTCGTAGGCGAGCGCGGTGATCGTGCGATCGGCGCCATTGAGGGCGTTGCCAATCGAGAATGCTCCCCAGGCATACTTGGTACCACCATCCGCCGCTACAAACCTGAAGCCAAAATAGTTGGTGGCGTTCAGATTCCAGGCTCCAACGGCTACAGACGTCGAAGCAGTCCCAAAGCCATAAACACCACTTGGATCAATTAGGGTACCCAATGGCACATTGCTGGGAGTGAGCGCACTGGGAAGTCGGAATATTCCAGCGCCTGCAGCGTTGAAGAATTGCAAACCCCCCGAACCGTAGGGATTAATATCAAAGCCGGGAACATCCGCCTGGCTCGATCCGGTGACCTGAGTTTCTACATTGATATACAGGCCAGCGGTGGTATTTGGAATAATATAATTTGGCTCGTAATACACCACGGCAGCCTGGGCGGGCGGCTGGCCTGCTGCGCCGCTGCCAATCGCTGCACATGCGGCGAAATGTATAGCAAGTCTAGAGCGGAAGCTGAGAGTCATGGGGGTTTCAATAATTGAACTCGGCAGGCTGTAAGTTAACAATGCATGGCTAATTGATCATTAGTGCATCCTTGCTAACTGCTGCTAGGATGGAATATCGTTGAGAGGGGCGGTCAAAATTATTCAACAGTTAGTGTATCATAATGGAAATGTCGGAGGAGCGGTTGCGGCTATAAGAGTCTTTGATGGTCGTGCACAAGGCTGATCAGGGTATATCATCCATCCTCGACTTGTCTGGCTGTCTGTGGCGTCCTCGGTTTGGCTCCCCATGGCCAGCCAGCTGCTGCAGGCGCGAGCCCCGTGCGCGCCTGCAGCAGCTGGAGACGGTGCGGATCTGGAGTCAGCGCCACGCGATCAGCTTCCTTGCTCCCGCCCGCCCAATCCTTATTGATGGCCAACGACGCCTCCAGGGCCATGCCTCCCTCCTCGCCGCCCGGCTCCGCCGGGCCATTGCCCCGCCTGCCGGCCTTGCCGCTCGCTCAGGCTGGCCTGGGCCTGCTGGGTCTTTTCGTGATCTGGAGTCTGGTCCCGATCCTGCCGCCAGCGCTGATGAACCCCACCTGGCAGCGGCTAGCCACCAGCCGGCTGGTGGACAACAGCCCATTGGTGGTGCTGGCGGTCGGCCTGATTCACGCGGCGGCTCTGCTCGGTCCTTCCGATCGCCGGCTTGAGGCCCTCCGCTCCCGCATCGTCGCCCTGCTCCTGCCGGCGCTGATCGGCTATCTGCTGCTGATCCCGTTGGAGATTCACGCCACCAGCAGACAA
It contains:
- a CDS encoding aromatic ring-hydroxylating dioxygenase subunit alpha codes for the protein MAPAMDFLPSRLYHCAAIAAQERQRYASRCWHPVAAAAELPPDGALAVELLGMPLLLTRPGGGEPRAFFNRCLHRGVALLEPGAARSGCLRLVCPYHGWSYSLAGELLAAARESEFCAPFDRRAWPLERLLCRQLGPLIWVATGPDPLPLEQQLDLVLAEAGPLFEAPRQLLARQLTPLACNWKTAHDNTLDDYHVAIAHPTTLHREQGPVRDYRHGLSEHANLLSTPHADGGTFLTFGLLPWTHLLLWPDRRLALIQFLPEALDPQRCTMAVWLLGPEGDAVAATAWMAELQRFLEEDRRLVESAQRGYRSGLVPGPAHRLERRILQWQALYRAWMEPAITSSAAAARPPSPH
- a CDS encoding sugar phosphate isomerase/epimerase, with the protein product MAARPLLLFSLWGFDSDLTDAIATARRNGFDGLEANLHHPALQGLPPASIADRLEAAGQALVLELLTGGDYVPGLEVTPEQHLRELEEQLVRAPCLAPLRVTVLTGSDSWPWPLQQAFWRQALELAAAAPLPVSFETHRSRSLYSPWQIGAYLEAFPQLRLTADLSHWCAVAERLMTPDLGPVQAMASHVDHIHARVGHAQGPSVGHPFAPEWAPALEAHHRCWQLFAQERSAASQGPFTITPEFGPDGYLPQLPFTRQPVADLLAINGAMAAWLRRQSW
- a CDS encoding Dps family protein gives rise to the protein MAVTAPPLDIGISEDHRRRIAEGLGGLLADSYVLYGKTHGFHWNVTGPMFNTLHLMFMEQYVELWNALDVIAERIRALGHPAPFGGARFAELATIPESQGSPSALEMVQELVVGHEAVARTARALFPLLEEANDQPSADLLTQRLQIHEKTAWMLRSLLEG
- a CDS encoding CTP synthase gives rise to the protein MSSSAPTASAAPRARTHSTKFVFVTGGVVSSIGKGIVAASLGRLLKSRGYSVSILKLDPYLNVDPGTMSPFQHGEVFVTEDGAETDLDLGHYERFTDTAMSRLNSVTTGSIYQAVINKERRGDYNGGTVQVIPHITGEIRERIHRVAANSGADVVIGEIGGTVGDIESLPFLEAIREFRGDVGRHDMAYVHVTLLPYIGTSGELKTKPTQHSVKELRSIGIQPDVLVCRSDREINAELKRKIGGFCGVRSEAVIQALDADSIYAVPLAMEQEGLCRQVLEVLDLPDHDSDMARWAELVRKLRSPGPAVKVALVGKYVQLNDAYLSVVEALRHACLDCDASLDLHWICAEQIEERGAGALLQGMDAVVVPGGFGNRGVDGKVAAIRWAREQRVPFLGLCLGMQCAVIEWARNLAGLEGATSAELDPATPHPVIHLLPEQQDVVDLGGTMRLGVYPCRLATGSLALGLYGEEVVYERHRHRYEFNNAYRNAFLEAGYRISGTSPDGRLVELIERVDHPYFTACQYHPEFLSRPGKPHPLFRGLIAAAQQRRGGGAQDRSARDLGDEVPLQV
- a CDS encoding CopG family transcriptional regulator, whose translation is MTPRDDAAAVRTIVDLPDAERAQLDALCRQRGVSRAEALRQALRLWLRQQTPSHHAVFGLWRDRPAGSLELQQALREEWSER
- a CDS encoding type II toxin-antitoxin system VapC family toxin, with product MLLLDTNILIDVLRGEAVALAWLEQQRQPRISVITWIEVLVGCRAGESSTVEAWLETFPRLPLDDAIAAETVRLRQRHGLKVPDAIILATARCGTLTLATRNRRDFPIQLGDVLHPYEL
- a CDS encoding sulfotransferase, encoding MITVVTGLPRSGTSLAMQLLEAAGIPPYTDGVRRADRANPRGYYEAEVVKQLPGHSAWLEEVEGKAVKVIHQLLPALPPRYSYRVLVMDRPLAAVLASQQRLLTLLGRSGTALSSDRLAMVFEAQLQTMDRWLAALPGERVLRLPHGTVLNAPQASARRLLDWLGEEATADRVARIAAVVEPGLSRAADQQAPGCGWPLL